The genome window GACACGAACTGCGGCGCCACCATCTCCCCCTCCAGCAGTATTGCCGCCAGAGACATCTGtcaggtgtgtgtaattcactgtttgatctgctgcagtctctgacgagacagccagacgttactctgcggaacgagctcagagctcattatttccgatcttcggataggcctgagaccaggcacacaccacacaccgggacaacaagaccacaactcctcgatttacatcccgtacctactcattgctaggtgaacaggggctacacgtgaaaggagacacacccaaatatctccacccggccggggagtcgaaccccggtcctctggcttgtgtgtgtgtgtgtgtgtgtgtgtgtgtgtgtgtgtgtgtgtgtgtgtgtgtgtgtgtgagagagagagagagagagagagagagagagagagagagagagagagagagagagagagagagagagagagagagagagagagagagagagagagagagagagagagacgtatataCTCGTACCTAAGAATCTGACTAATAATCTTtgtaacctttgaaaacagtcctagTGAGAAAAATATAGGACCACAGAGTTTTGACACTATtatctcccctttttttccttcttccctcgttACTCCTGGCCACtcccacttccaccaccaccaccaccactaccaccactacagctaCATGTGACGCTTGAGGAGATGACACTAACTGAACCTAACGCAGACGGGGAGTGTGATAAGCAGTACCTGGAGGTCAAGGGAGGCAAGGAGAATTCAATGAAAGTCTGCGGCGTCGGGAACAACCAGACCTGTGAGTGTTTCTGTCGGTGTTAGTGAACAATAATTACCGGAGGAATGGGGGAAACTTGGGAGTGTTTGTGTACAATAATCACTGAGGGagttgggaaggaaaggaggtgctAGTATACGATAATTACTGTGTGTATGGGGGGGAGGAGTATTTATGTACGATACCGAAGGAATGCAGGAAGGTAAGTGGTGTTAGTGTAGAATAATTAgcgaaggaagggggagagggaaggaaggtgttaGTGTACAATAATTACCGAAGGAGtgcgggggggggggaaggaaggaagagggatattAGTATACAATGATTACTAAGAAATGTTAGTGTGCAATACATAATAGGGGTGTTACTGGAATGTTCATGGGACAAAATTACAGGAATGTTATTGCAAGAGTACGTCTGGTTATGTGTTACTGTGAGTTATGTTACTAGAGGAGTGTTATTGAGGGATTGTTGCCTAGAAGGTTTTACTTGAGAGTGTTACTGGGAAGTGCAATAGGGAGAGAAATATTGGAGAGTGTTACAGGGATATACTGGGGAAAGTAATTGTGGGAGAACATTCCTGGTGGAAGCGATGCATCAGATCGTGACTATACTAGCACCTCATGAGTGCTGTACTGGGGCTGCTACTGAGGCGAGGCAGGAGGTGAGATGTGTAGCATTAGGTATAgtctatgtgtatatgtatcCTTTTGACTGCCTAATGAACACCTGCCAAGCGATTATCAGTTACTTGGAAATCTGGGGAAGAAAATGGTGATCGGAGAAACTTATGATCGAATTATCTAataaacttttttcttctacttttaacATGCAAAGATAATCTCTAAGCGAGTCTCTGAATAAATGCTGACAATTTTCTACTCATGCACATATTTCTTCAATGAATAATTTGTTTAATAACGTCTTTGGAATCAATATTAAGACTCTAGATACTTGCGTTGTTGTCCTGTTTACCTTCCTTTATAATTTCATATCTCATTTTCCGTTCTTCAGTAGGTTGCTTTTGATTACCAGACTCATGAATTGCTAAGGCCACACAATTCCCTCCGCAGTGGTGGTAGACgtggaggggatggaggggcCCTTCAAGGTGTCAGTGACGACTCTGGAAGAAAACCTAGACAGTGAATGGGAAGTGAAGGTGGTACAGGTGCCATGTAACTCAGATGATcttggtgagtagtagtagtagtagtagtagtagtagtagtagtagtagcagtagcagtagtagtagtagtagtagtagtagtagtatgtgatggtagtagtagtagtagtagaagtagtagtagtagtagtagtagtaattgtgatgatggtagtagtagtagtaatagtagtagtagtagtagtagtagtggtagtagtggtagtagtagtagtagtagcaataattgtgatggtggaagtagtagtagtagtagcagtagtgtggtggtggtagtagcagtggtagcagtagtagcagtagtagcagcagtagtggtagcagtggtgtgatgatggtggtggtagtagtagtattagtagtagtagtattaattgtAGCAATGATATtaattgtgtagtagtagtactagtgtattattattattattattattattattattattattattattattattattattagtagtaatagtagtagtagtagtagtagtagtagtagtagtagtagtaatagtagttttagtattagtagtattagtagtaatattagtagaagAAATACATTAACACAAGTGCAGTTACAGAATACGTTGTAGCAGCATACTAGTAGTGTAACAGAGATGTAGTAGCAAATTAGTAGCAAGGTACGATCCATTCATGTGCATTCCTAATAAATGTATCggaaaatcaaggaaatatTCTAATGATCTAGACTACTGGTTCTGATTTCTCAGCTAAATGAAGGGATCAGAAACTAATTTTGTGAGATGATGGGACTTACACTGTACTACATCTGTTTTATGTTTTCGAAGATATCTTTGTATGAGATAAGAATAAGGAGTTTCTGGGAATTAAGGATATTAGATATCGTAACCTGAAAGTAAAGAGCACCTCTACTATACAGAAGATAAGGATGGCCACAGATCGAAGTTTCGATtaatttcgtctattttttttctcttctacgttTCCTGCGTTGGTGACGACGACCAGCGCCCAGCGGCTGCCATCAATACGTCACGGGTGTCACAGGGGAAGTAAAGTCCTTCAACTACGACACAAAAGAATCCTCTAGGAAACATGCAAACGACATGCCTGGTGAGCTATACgacctctctcttcccactGTGTTGTCATAGTTAGAAATGGTCATACATTTCATTGTAGATCTTGGTTTCTAAAGAAAAACCTACCTAATTACAGTAGTTTTCTTCACTGAGCGAATGAGACTTTAACACATTTCATTGGAATTCTAGTTTTCAAACATTTAGATACAGCAGTGTTCTTCGTCAGGTACAAAAGAAGTTTCTCATCGTTGTGCACCTTTGTTAACATTGCAGGGAGCCGCCACCTGCAGGAGTCGTACACGATCTGCGTGCGTGCTGAGAATGATTACTGCGGCGTTAAATGGACATCCCCAAGTGATTCTTCCGAGGACGAATATGATTTCACTCTCACAGGCAATCTCGCTCCTGCAGGCATGGATCCAGTATTTGGTAAGCTACAACGGTTACTCCATTTTACTTTTGCTTTTATATCACATTCTTAGTTTCCTATGATTTTGATGGTAGACAAAATAGATCTAATGATTACttgtctcttcttattctttccttgttgACTACATAACATAAATATTTTGCCAGACATTAAAAAGTATACCCCTAATAAAATGGTTACTCTCTTCAACTACATTTTCTGTGGTTATATCACGAGCATCCTTTGTCATGGTTTTAATGGTAAGCTTAGGTAACTGGGACAAAAGGCACACACATTACTGAACTGTCCATTTTTCACCAGTATATAACAAGACTCCTGAACATACACAACGAAACCTGGGAGGGATAAACTGTGATGAATTGCATGTTGACGAAGCCTATGTCCACACCATCAAAGGGAAATAATATATAGGCACACAGCAGCAAATCACAGCTAAACACACACTTCTCTACTTATACTTGCACCCATCCTTATcccagcaaaagaagaagaagaagaagaagaagaagaacaagaacaagaacaagaacaagaaca of Portunus trituberculatus isolate SZX2019 chromosome 37, ASM1759143v1, whole genome shotgun sequence contains these proteins:
- the LOC123514091 gene encoding uncharacterized protein LOC123514091, which gives rise to MMKVLYALLVVAAAATAGVVLASELSHRDERILFASNPLVCDGDAGHQGACLPYFRCESYGGTVEGTCRVVGQCCVVESSCGETSEARITYFTSKHYLISDTNCGATISPSSSIAARDICQLHVTLEEMTLTEPNADGECDKQYLEVKGGKENSMKVCGVGNNQTLVVDVEGMEGPFKVSVTTLEENLDSEWEVKVVQVPCNSDDLAPSGCHQYVTGVTGEVKSFNYDTKESSRKHANDMPGSRHLQESYTICVRAENDYCGVKWTSPSDSSEDEYDFTLTGNLAPAGMDPVFGSGLNEDCAFTDYLLITDASVVGEEFPTTVLCGSHFPSPGLYSTSFEVRVVANDKEFEDEDIDNRGFHLLYEQQLC